The following proteins come from a genomic window of Nicotiana tomentosiformis chromosome 12, ASM39032v3, whole genome shotgun sequence:
- the LOC104088293 gene encoding ras-related protein RABA4d-like: protein MSNLYGDYNRKIDYVFKIVLIGDSAVGKSQLLARFARNEFNLDSKATIGVEFQTKTLLVDNRTVKAQIWDTAGQERYRAVTSAYYRGAVGAMLVYDLTKRQSFDHMVRWLEELRGHADKNIVIMLIGNKCDLGSLRAVPVEDAQEFAERENLFFMETSALQSTNVEDAFMTILTEIYRIISKNTLTANPGADYGKSQSLKGTRIIVPGQESDSGGKSGSCCMSS from the exons ATGTCGAATTTGTATGGAGATTATAATCGAAAGATTGATTATGTTTTCAAGATTGTTTTAATTGGAGATTCTGCAGTTGGAAAATCTCAGCTTTTGGCAAGATTTGCAAGGAATGAATTTAACTTAGATTCAAAGGCTACAATTGGGGTTGAATTCCAGACAAAGACTCTGCTTGTAGATAACAGGACCGTCAAGGCACAGATTTGGGACACTGCAGGACAAGAAAG ATATAGAGCAGTAACAAGTGCATACTATCGAGGTGCAGTTGGCGCAATGCTAGTCTACGACTTAACAAAACGTCAATCATTTGACCATATGGTTAGATGGCTGGAGGAACTAAGAGGTCACGCAGACAAGAACATAGTTATAATGCTCATTGGTAACAAATGTGATCTAGGGAGTCTTCGAgctgtaccagttgaagatgctcAAGAATTTGCAGAAAGGGAGAATCTATTCTTTATGGAAACATCAGCCCTTCAATCCACAAACGTCGAGGATGCATTTATGACAATTTTAACAGAAATTTATCGAATCATTAGCAAGAACACACTCACTGCAAATCCAGGTGCAGATTACGGGAAGTCACAATCTTTAAAGGGCACTAGGATCATTGTCCCTGGACAGGAATCGGATTCTGGTGGGAAAAGTGGTAGCTGCTGCATGTCCTCGTGA